Proteins found in one Aethina tumida isolate Nest 87 chromosome 1, icAetTumi1.1, whole genome shotgun sequence genomic segment:
- the LOC109596296 gene encoding V-type proton ATPase subunit S1, producing MMMLKGSLVLLSTILVAQCTEFVPVFSWGSLKSIEKVPALHKISQDSFLDAVQAQLKKNVHTVVFAEQTLSSEDFGLKNSQGETAFPYLSELKTDYKVEYLPSVQNPIKALKHSEGEVEEVSIDSLKESLDIPESGVLIIDLNDAKDNEHRWNMLERHDQMIVSIFKKLVEKYENVVAFYTARHNSWVSSENSNNRQRRSLLEAEEDKSNATFSVVNKLAYVYGNVTSDKLSAKNESNTIILTFATEPALSLSFKETDAGYVELVSGDLGGESLLGVSDIYAPSGFSYHCSNQHFKSANKSLLIKDFQIQVFLGNTTNEKFGDAYDCVGFTSAPIWSGLFVTFILLFILTLGLTMMMDIKTMDRFDDAKGKTITINASE from the exons atgatGATGTTAAAAGGTTCTTTAGTGCTTCTATCAACGATATTAGTGGCACAATGTACCGAGTTCGTGCCCGTTTTCAGCTGGGGATCACTAAA ATCCATAGAAAAAGTTCCTGCCCTTCACAAAATCAGCCAGGACTCGTTTCTGGACGCAGTGCAAGcacaattaaagaaaaacgtACACACTGTCGTATTTGCTGAACAAACA CTTAGTTCTGAAGACTTTGGACTGAAGAACTCACAGGGTGAAACTGCATTCCCTTATTTATCAGAACTGAAAACGGACTATAAAGTAGAATATTTGCCGTCAGTGCAAAATCCCATTAAAGCTTTGAAACATAGTGAGGGTGAAGTTGAGGAGGTCTCAATTGATTCCTTGAAGGAGTCTTTGGACATTCCTGAGTCTGGAGTTCTAATCATTGATCTCAATGATGCCAAAGATAATGAACACAGGTGGAACATGCTGGAACGTCACG ACCAAATGATTGTGTCAATCTTTAAGAAACTGGTTGAAAAGTATGAAAATGTTGTTGCCTTTTACACGGCCCGTCATAATTCTTGG gTTTCCTCAGAAAACAGCAACAACAGACAACGTAGATCTTTGTTGGAAGCTGAGGAAGATAAAAGTAACGCCACTTTTTCTGTAGTAAATAAACTGGCTTATGTGTATGGAAACGTCACATCAGATAAATTGAGTGCGAAAAATGAAAGCAACACAATTATATTGACATTTGCGACAGAGCCCGCCTTAag TTTGTCCTTCAAAGAAACTGACGCTGGTTACGTTGAGCTGGTGAGCGGAGACTTGGGAGGAGAATCCCTTCTGGGAGTTAGTGACATATACGCCCCATCCGGCTTTTCCTATCATTGTTCAAACCAACATTTCAAAAGCGCAAACAAATCCTTACTGATCAAAGACTTCCAGATTCAGGTGTTCCTGGGAAACACAACTAACGAAAAGTTCGGCGACGCGTACGATTGCGTTGGATTCACGTCCGCACCGATCTGGTCTGGATTGTTCGTGACGTTTATTTTGCTGTTCATTTTGACCCTCGGTCTGACAATGATGATGGACATTAAGACGATGGATCGTTTTGATGATGCCAAGGGTAAAACAATTACCATAAATGCTTCAGAATAA